In the genome of Pichia kudriavzevii chromosome 4, complete sequence, one region contains:
- a CDS encoding uncharacterized protein (PKUD0D06000; Pfam Domains: FAD_binding_4(5.5e-48)|FAD-oxidase_C(1.4e-40)), with protein MREFLGILSISEGSLHFWYKETMHTAMFVRRIPLARCSSRARCTFKRCFNQKAKNAVEGEDLSPRTSFFKIFGVASTFLTVGFAIGFGLNNGNHSFGSTTKLKDLKPLVYASNDRVQYALSNIVKIVGEDNITTSPGELKTHSEDPSKFIEAKDHEHPYAVVYPTSVDEVSKIVKICYDACIPIIPYSGGTSIEGHYIPTRKGISIDVSKMDKIVAIHEDDLDVVVQPGVEWTYLNEQLEDYGLMFGPDPAPGALIGGILGTNASGTNAVRFGAAKDNVLSLTVVLADGTVVKTRQRPRKSSNGYNLTNLFVGSEGTLGIIVEATLKLHVKPTNEVITMMNFRDLGDASRTVSELFKRGITCNAVEIMDNRQMNAVVQMGSGGDRKWYPDHLLLLKLSAVDDTSLNSILKTVENIGKTNKAFNIQVAKSKEDKEDIWRVRKTLLWNSLGWAKKYKPNAMVLPTDVCVPMSKLPELITKAMAMLESADLLATAAGHAGDGNVHVLVIFEPEQVQEAHRCINEMSKMAIELEGTVSGEHGIGVSEKRELLERELGTDTIDLMRTIKYALDKKCILNPDHIFRIDPSENRNPFK; from the coding sequence ATGAGGGAGTTCCTTGGAATTTTGTCAATATCTGAAGGTTCACTGCATTTTTGGTACAAAGAGACAATGCACACTGCAATGTTTGTGAGAAGGATTCCACTAGCAAGATGCAGCAGCAGGGCAAGATGCACATTTAAAAGATGCTTTAATCAGAAGGCAAAAAATGCTGTAGAAGGAGAAGATCTTAGTCCTAGGACAtcttttttcaagattttcgGTGTTGCTTCCACATTTTTAACAGTCGGTTTTGCAATTGGATTTGGTCTCAATAATGGTAACCATTCATTTGGATCAACCACGAAATTAAAGGATCTGAAACCGCTCGTTTATGCGTCGAATGATAGGGTTCAGTATGCATTATCCAATATTGTGAAAATTGTTGGTGAAGACAATATCACAACGAGTCCAGGtgaattgaaaacacaCTCTGAGGATCCATCTAAATTTATTGAGGCAAAGGATCATGAGCATCCATATGCGGTCGTTTATCCCACATCAGTCGACGAAGTTTCCAAAATCGTTAAGATTTGCTATGATGCGTGTATTCCAATTATTCCATATTCTGGCGGGACGTCTATTGAAGGACATTACATACCAACGAGGAAAGGCATATCGATTGATGTCTCCAAAATGGACAAAATAGTGGCTATCCATGAAGATGATCtagatgttgttgttcaacCTGGCGTTGAATGGACATACTTGAATGAGCAATTAGAGGATTATGGTCTGATGTTTGGTCCTGATCCAGCTCCCGGCGCATTGATTGGAGGCATTCTAGGCACTAATGCATCAGGTACTAATGCTGTCAGATTTGGAGCTGCCAAAGATAACGTGTTATCTTTAACGGTTGTTCTAGCTGATGGAACTGTGGTGAAAACAAGACAAAGACCAAGAAAAAGTTCGAACGGATACAATTTGACTAACTTGTTTGTTGGAAGTGAAGGAACGTTGGGTATCATCGTTGAAGCAACTCTTAAGTTGCATGTCAAACCAACCAATGAGGTGATCACTATGATGAATTTCAGAGACCTCGGTGATGCATCAAGAACTGTCAGTGAGCTGTTCAAAAGAGGCATTACCTGTAATGCTGTTGAAATTATGGATAATAGACAGATGAACGCTGTCGTCCAAATGGGTTCTGGGGGTGACCGCAAATGGTATCCGGATCatttattattgttgaaactgAGTGCAGTTGACGACACTTCATTGAATagtattttgaaaacagtGGAGAACATTGGTAAAACTAATAAGGCTTTCAACATTCAGGTTGCAAAGTCTAAAGAAGATAAGGAAGATATCTGGAGAGTTCGTAAAACACTCTTATGGAACTCATTAGGTTGGGCTAAAAAGTATAAACCTAATGCTATGGTCTTACCCACAGATGTTTGTGTGCCAATGTCTAAACTACCAGAACTTATCACTAAGGCAATGGCCATGTTAGAAAGTGCCGACTTACTGGCTACTGCAGCAGGTCATGCGGGGGATGGAAATGTTCATGTGTTGGTCATTTTTGAGCCAGAACAGGTTCAAGAGGCGCACAGATGTATAAATGAAATGTCCAAAATGGCAATTGAACTAGAAGGTACTGTTTCGGGTGAACATGGAATTGGTGTCAGTGAAAAGAGAGAACTATTAGAGAGAGAGCTTGGAACAGACACGATAGATTTAATGAGAACCATCAAATATGCTCTTGATAAAAAGTGTATTCTTAATCCTGACCACATTTTCAGAATTGACCCTTCTGAAAATAGGAACCCGTTCAAATAG